The genomic segment ATGCCTGATGACGATTTTGTGCGATTATTCGGTTGTCGCCGACTCTGCCATCCTCGGCTTTCCCGAAATTAAGGCCGGCTTGCCTTCTTGCATCGAAATCGCCCTTCTCCCCCGGTTGGTTGGCCTGGCCAAGGCCCGGGAGATGACCTATTTCGGGGAGCCAATCAGTGCCAAAGAGGCGCTGGATATAGGTCTGATCAACAAAATCGTGCCGAAAGAAGCTGTCATGCAGGCCGCCGTGCAGATTGCCCGCAAATTTATCGCAATCAGCCCTGCGGCAAGACGCAGCCAGAAAGAATTAATCAACAAATGGATCGAAACGGATTTTAAAGCGGCCGTAGAATACAGCATACCGTTGGGCGGCGTCTGTTTCGCGACCGGCGAGCCGAAAATTGAAATTCAAAAATTTTTGGATAAAAAGCGCAAGTAATAACAGGCAGGCGCATTACATCAGCAAAAATTGGGAGAGACGACCATGATCCAAAAAATTTCCGCAGAAGAAGCAGCTATGAAAGTAAAGTCGGGCCAAACCGTGATCGTTTCCGGGAATGGGGAAATGCTGCTGCCGGACGATTTGTTGGCCGCCCTCGAGAAGCGTTTTTTGGAAACGGGCGAGCCGCGCGATTTAACTTTGATATACAACGTGATTCCGGGTGCGCAGCGAAGCGGCACCGGAATTGACCGGTTCGCCCACCCGGGGATGGTAAAGCGTATTTATGCCGGGGCTTATTTTACGCTCAGAGTGGATAAATTGAATGAACTCAT from the Bacilli bacterium genome contains:
- a CDS encoding enoyl-CoA hydratase/isomerase family protein, yielding MSSHFGDSEYHDLSVEIRDDIAIVAINRPKVLNALSRKTKRELRDFFQKANERADFKAVILTGGGEQSFCAGTDLKDMGTHETVEGVDMLWLEHRMNEAIRYCNKPVIAAVNGYALGSGCLMTILCDYSVVADSAILGFPEIKAGLPSCIEIALLPRLVGLAKAREMTYFGEPISAKEALDIGLINKIVPKEAVMQAAVQIARKFIAISPAARRSQKELINKWIETDFKAAVEYSIPLGGVCFATGEPKIEIQKFLDKKRK